In Candidatus Zixiibacteriota bacterium, the genomic stretch TCGGGCTTTCCGACGCCAAGTTGCTGGATGCGCAGGCGGGATTGGAAACCGGACTGGGGATTTTCCTGGCCACCATGTCGGGTATATCCCAGGTCTCGGGACCAGGAATGCTGGATTTCGAGAGCTGTTTCAGTCTCGAAAAACTTGTGCTCGATAACCAGATAATATCGATGTCAAGTCGCCTTATGAAAGGTATTGAACCGAAGGATGATTTCCCGATCGTCCCGCGAATGGAAGAACTCCTCAGGGATAAACACCTGTTGATATCGTCTCATACGATGCAATACCTCGACCTGGAGCACTTGATGCCCTCAGAAGTGATCGACCGGGCAAACCGGATGCGGTATCGGGAAGAGGGCAGTCGTACTCTCGGCCAGCGGGCCAGGCAACAGATCGAAGAGTTTCTCAGGACGGAACAGGAAAACACTATCCCAGATGAAGTCTCTCAGGAACTTACCGCCCTGATGAAGAAAGAAGCTAAACAGCACGGCATGGATAAACTACCGGATTTACACTGATGCAAAATATTCTTGAGATCGAAGCACAGTCAATACTGCCCGGTTCAGAAGATGTTCTGCGGGCACAGGGTATTATGTCGAGCGGGGATGTCGACGACAGGATCATTGAACTTGTCGAACAGGCCGGGAAGATTTTCAACAGCTTGCGTCGACCGATGGGGATGTTTACGCGCATTTCAAGAGACGATTTCAGGGAAATCTACACAGGCTCCGGAAGAAACGATAATGAAACACCGGTCGCGGATATATTTCCAAACGCCGATCATCTATCGCTTTTCGCGGTCACTGTGGGGGTCGAAGTAAGCCTTGAAATTAACAGGTTGTTTGCCAAAAACGATTTTGCACTGGCCGCTATGCTGGATTCATTTGCCTCGGAAGCAGTGGAAAACTGCGCACAAATTATCCAGGATGAATACCATAGTAGCTTGATAGCAGGCAAAAAGGGTTCTGATGATTTAGTCTCGATGAGATACAGCCCGGGGTATTGCGGATGGCATATCAGCGGCCAGAAAAAGCTGTTTGAATACCTGCAACCGGGGAAGATCGGAATAACACTCAGTGATACATTTTTGATGCAACCATTGAAATCGATTTCCGGAGTCATCCTGACAGGCGATAAAAAGATCCATATTTACGAAGACAACTATCCCTGTTGCGAATCCTGCAAAAACAGAAGTTGTCTACAGAGAATAGAAAGACTAAAACAGAGCGCGTAGGGGAATAGATGCAGATATTTGAAGAAATCTCAAGCAGTTTACAGGCTGGCAATCACGATCAGGTTGCCAGTTTCACAAAACAGGCGATCGAACAAAAAATCGAGGCAAAGCAGATTCTCGACAACGGTTTGATAGCCGGAATGAACGTAGTGGGCGAGAAATTCAAGAAACACCAGATATTTCTGCCCCATGTCTTACTGGCGGCGAAAGCTATGTACGCGGGAATGGAGCTTTTAAAACCGCTTCTGATCGAGGAGGATGTTCCCACGATCGGCAAAGTTGTAATTGGGACTGTGAAAGGCGACCTGCATGATATCGGCAAGAACCTGGTCGGGATTATGCTCAAGGGGGCTGGATTTGAAGTAATCGATCTGGGCAATGATGTCACTCCCGAGGAATTCGTTGAAACAGCTACGGCCGAAAAGGCAGATGCTATCGGGATGTCAGCGCTTTTGACTACGACGATGACCGGAATGAAGGAGGTTATTGAACTTCTGAAGCAGAATAATATGCGCGATAAGATCAAAGTGATTATCGGCGGAGCCCCGATCAGCAGAGAGTTTGCCGAGGAAATCGGCGCTGATGCCTACGCTTATGACGGTCTTAACGCTGTCGAATCTCTCAAGAAGTTTATGGAAATCAATTAAATGAAATCATTTTTTCTGAAATTGAATTCTGTCCATGCGTTAGTCGCTGACGGCGCTATGGGTACCCAGCTGTTTGAACATGGCCTCGAGACCGGTGAGTGCCCGGAGAAATATAACCTGACCCATCCTGAAATCATCAAATCTGTGGCCCGTGCCTACTATCGAGCAGGAGCAGATATTATCCAGACCAACACATTCGGGGGCACGCCACTCAAGCTTGCAACCTATGGCTTAGATGACAAAACCGAGCAAATTAACAAACTGGCAGTCGAGCATGTACGCAGTCAGGTTGGAGAAGGCGCGTTTGTTTCCGGTTCATGCGGGCCAACCGGAAGGATATTGACACCGTACGGCGACACTGAACCCGAGAAAATTTACGACAGTTTCAAAAGGCAGACACGTGTCCTGATAGAATCAGGGGTGGATTTGATCTGCATTGAAACCATGACCGATGTAAGCGAAGCTGTGCTGGCTCTGAAGGCGGTACGGGACCAGAACCGGAAAATCCCTGTTGTCGCCACAATGACTTTTGACCCCACTCCTGATGGTTTCTTCACCATTATGGGGGTGACAATATCGGAAGCGGTTGAAAAGCTGACTGAAGCAGGCGCAGACTTAGTTGGCTCCAATTGTGGCAACGGGATTGAAAAGATGATCCAGGTCGCTCGAGAATTTATCTCACTAACCGACAAACCTGTTGTGATACAATCAAATGCAGGCCTGCCTCAGGTGCGTGACGGGGCAGTGATCTATCCTGAAACAGCGGAGTTTATGGCAGAAAAGGCTCGCGAAATGATAAAAATCGGCGTTAAAGTGATTGGTGGATGTTGCGGGACAAGTCCGGATCATATTAAGGCTTTTCGCCAGGTGGTCGATTCTATACAGGTGACAACTTAATAAAAGGGCAGGTGTGAAGATGTTCAGTATTTTAGGACGATTGATTGTTATCGGGGGCTCCGCTTTAATTATATACAGCTTGTTTTTACCGATCTATACTGACCAGATGCCGACAGAACCACAGGAGATGGGCGGAATAGTTATCACACCACCCCCGCTGGAATATGAGCTGTCTTTGTATAACCTCGGGAGCAAACTGGAGGAAGCTGGTGATTCTGTTCAGGATGCC encodes the following:
- a CDS encoding cobalamin-binding protein, which gives rise to MQIFEEISSSLQAGNHDQVASFTKQAIEQKIEAKQILDNGLIAGMNVVGEKFKKHQIFLPHVLLAAKAMYAGMELLKPLLIEEDVPTIGKVVIGTVKGDLHDIGKNLVGIMLKGAGFEVIDLGNDVTPEEFVETATAEKADAIGMSALLTTTMTGMKEVIELLKQNNMRDKIKVIIGGAPISREFAEEIGADAYAYDGLNAVESLKKFMEIN
- a CDS encoding methionine synthase is translated as MKSFFLKLNSVHALVADGAMGTQLFEHGLETGECPEKYNLTHPEIIKSVARAYYRAGADIIQTNTFGGTPLKLATYGLDDKTEQINKLAVEHVRSQVGEGAFVSGSCGPTGRILTPYGDTEPEKIYDSFKRQTRVLIESGVDLICIETMTDVSEAVLALKAVRDQNRKIPVVATMTFDPTPDGFFTIMGVTISEAVEKLTEAGADLVGSNCGNGIEKMIQVAREFISLTDKPVVIQSNAGLPQVRDGAVIYPETAEFMAEKAREMIKIGVKVIGGCCGTSPDHIKAFRQVVDSIQVTT